The genomic window CTGTTTGACCAGCACCTGAACCGCAAGGCCCTGTCCAAAGTGGGTGCCATCGTGGAAGCCCCCAGTGCCTACGGCCACCTGACCGGCAAAGAAAACCTGCAAGTCATTGCCAGACTGCGCCGCATGAGCGACCGTCACATTCCTGAATTGCTGGATTATGTGGGCCTCAAAGACGCCCAGAACCGGGTGGTGCGCGGGTATTCTCTGGGCATGAAAGGCCGCCTGTCCATCGCTGCTGCCATGATGGGCTCTCCAGAGTTTCTGGTCCTCGATGAACCCACCAACGGCCTTGACCCCAATGGCATCCGCGAAGTCCGTGAATTGATCCAGTCCCTGCCCCAGCGTGGCATCACCGTGATGGTGTCCAGCCACATCCTCTCTGAAGTGGAGCAAATGGCCTCCCACGTGGGCATCATCCACAAGGGCCAGATGCGCTTTGAGGGGGCACTCAAAGACCTGCAAGGCAGCTCACAACCGGTGCTGCGCATTCAGACCAGCGACCTGCAGGTGGCCCTCAGTCAGCTTCAAAAGAGCCATCCAGAGGCCAAAATTCAAGACGGACGCATTGAGTTGCCCGGCACTTCAGAACATGCCCCCCAGATCATCCGCAGCCTTGTGCAGAACAACTTTGATGTGTACAGCGTCACCCCTTATCAGGCCACCCTTGAAGACCTTTTTGTGAACATCACCCGGGAGAAAAAACAATGATCGGTTTGTTGCAAGCTGAAGCCCTGAAATACCGCCGCACCCCCACTTTGCTGCTTTCTGTTGGTGTTCCTCTGGGTCTGGGCCTCCTGATCTGGGCTGTGTTCACCTTCTCCAACGGTGGCCTGAGCCAGATGAAAGGGGTCATGGGTTGGAAAACCCTCGGGCAGTTTGTGACCCAGATGTGGATGCAAATGGTGCTTCCCTTTGGTGCAGCCATCATCAGCTCTCAGGTATGGGGACTGGAAACCCAGGACAACCACCTCAAGCACCTGCTGGTTCAGCCCATCAGTCGGGCACAGGTGTACTTCACCAAACTGATTGCCCTGATTGGACTGCTGGCTCTGGGCATTCTGGTGATGGGGTCCGTGTACCTGACCATCGGCTGGATTCGCGGTTTCGGTCCCGAGCATCAGGTGCTGGATGTGCTCAAAACCCTTGGACTCAGCAGTTTCGCAGCCCTTCCTCTGGTGACCTTGCACCTGTGGATCAGCATGCGTGTCAAAGCCATGGCCCTCAACATCAGCCTTGCCGTTCTGGGTGTGATGGCTGCCGGATTCGCCACCGGAACCAAGTTCTGGATGTACATCCCTTGGACCTACCTGGGCATGGTCGGCAGTCCTGACCACCAGAGCCTGACCCTGATGCTGGCCTCTGGCCTGACCCTCGTGATCGTGTTCCTCAGTGTGCTGGACTTTGGAAGACGCGACCTGCACTGAGATTTTCCCCTCCTTGAAGGTCTGAATGAACACTGTGATGAACAATTGACGCTTGAACCCCGGTCCCCATGGCCGGGGTTTTTCAATTCAGGTTTTTTCAAGTGGTTTTTTCAAGAAGGTTTTTTGAGGCTGGCCACCCATGCTCCCAGACCTGCCAGAAAAAACAGCACCCACTGGGGAAGCATCCAGAAATCCTGACGGCCTTGTTGCCAGAGTGCCACCTGCAAAAACCACGAAATCCCATACAGAAAGCACAATCCTGCAACGGACCGATAGATCCTCTGGCGATAGGGAAATTTCAGGCTGGCGTAAATCAAACCCACCGCCAGAACCAGCAAGTCAATGGTGACCAGATGGAATGCGCCCACTTTCATCAGCCAATTCTGGTGGGCGGCCACGTTCTCTGGTCGGAATTGCAGCACCTCCTGACCCCCCATGAAGGTGTGCACCCCAAAAACCAGCACAAAAAAACCCCCTGTGGTCAGTGCAGCTTTGTTCAGAACCATCAGGGTTGTGCTCGCAGTCCAGCCCGGATCATGGCATTGATCACCAGATGGTGAAAAGGCGCAATGATGAAGTAATACAGCCTGCCGGTCCAGTGGTGGTACTCGATCAGGGTGTACATGCGGATGTGCTCCTGTTCTTTTTCTGCAGCCAGATAAGCGGTCAGGTGTTTGTCAGAGACCCCAGAGATCCACAGGTTTCCTTCTGCATGTTGCACTGTAAAAAAGGCCAGTTTTTGACCTTTTCGGAAAGGCACATCCTGAGGGGCCACTTTTTTGAACTGGGGTGCCCCATGGCCTTGCAGACCCAGCAAAGGCACCAGTTTGCCCCGAAGGGCATAAAGCAAGGTCAGCCATGAAGGGCTGTAAGAGAAGCATCCTGCCAGAAAATCACGCAAACCCTGACGGCTCTGGAAGGTTTTGACCTCAATGTAATGGGCCTTTTTCAGGAAGGGAACAAGGGCTCTTGGAGGGGCGTCTGCTTTGAATCGGGTGTGAATCATGCTGCTCTCCTTTGGGATGGGTGCTGTTTACAGCCCCAGATGTTCCAGAACCAGCAAATGAACACGGGCTTTTTGGGCAGGGTCATGCTGCAAAATCTGCTGACTGCCCAGAAAAAGCCAGTACAGGGCCTGCGCTTTCAAGGCATCTTGCCCATCCAAAATTTCAGAAACCAGATCCTGCACATACCTCTCACGGGTCTGGTCGATGCGTTCCTGAACCGCTCTGGCCCGTTCATCCACCCGAGCCCATCCTCGAAAAGCCACCTCCAGAGCAGGATCGTACTGGGTGATGTGTTCCAGCAAGGTGCGCAGGCGTTTTTTGGGGTCTGTGATGGTTTTCAGGTGTTCAATGATGTTCAGGGTGGTGACCTGCTCATAGAAATCCAGCAGGTTTTGCTGGTAATCGTCCAGAGAGGAAAAATGGTGGTAAAAAGAACCCCTGGTGACCTGCAGGCTCTGGCAGAGGGTGTCCATTTTCAGGCCACGGAGCCCTTCGGTGGCCAGCAAGGTCATTCCAGCCATGAACCAGTCTTTGCGGATGGTCTTCACAAGAAAAACATACCATACAGTATGGTATGTTTTTTGGGACAAAAGCCCCGTGATGGTTCTGGGTCCCTCGGGTCACTCAGTTCACGAGCCAGCGTTTGTGCTTCAAGCCCTCATCCATGAAGAAAAACACCAGAGCAGCGACCAGTGACAGGCCCACAAAAAGCCAATCTTCGCCAGACAGGTTGCTGCGAAAGCCCAGCAACACGAACACCATCAAAATGCCACCCAGCAAATGGATCAGCAAGGCGACTTGAAAACGGTGTTTGGACAGCCTGATGGCAAAAGCATCTGAAATGCCACTGGCCAGCAGGGCAGGAAGCCCTCCCAGATAAAATGCAAAAAAACCTGCAGCCAGCACGGTTTCAAAAAAGGTGTTGTCCTCCAA from Deinococcus misasensis DSM 22328 includes these protein-coding regions:
- a CDS encoding ABC transporter permease, with the protein product MIGLLQAEALKYRRTPTLLLSVGVPLGLGLLIWAVFTFSNGGLSQMKGVMGWKTLGQFVTQMWMQMVLPFGAAIISSQVWGLETQDNHLKHLLVQPISRAQVYFTKLIALIGLLALGILVMGSVYLTIGWIRGFGPEHQVLDVLKTLGLSSFAALPLVTLHLWISMRVKAMALNISLAVLGVMAAGFATGTKFWMYIPWTYLGMVGSPDHQSLTLMLASGLTLVIVFLSVLDFGRRDLH
- a CDS encoding ABC transporter ATP-binding protein, which encodes MSILAIQDLHKTYGPRAAVEGINMNIRPGQIYGFLGPNGAGKTTTIRMLLGLIRPSKGNIQLFDQHLNRKALSKVGAIVEAPSAYGHLTGKENLQVIARLRRMSDRHIPELLDYVGLKDAQNRVVRGYSLGMKGRLSIAAAMMGSPEFLVLDEPTNGLDPNGIREVRELIQSLPQRGITVMVSSHILSEVEQMASHVGIIHKGQMRFEGALKDLQGSSQPVLRIQTSDLQVALSQLQKSHPEAKIQDGRIELPGTSEHAPQIIRSLVQNNFDVYSVTPYQATLEDLFVNITREKKQ
- a CDS encoding DUF2867 domain-containing protein; translated protein: MIHTRFKADAPPRALVPFLKKAHYIEVKTFQSRQGLRDFLAGCFSYSPSWLTLLYALRGKLVPLLGLQGHGAPQFKKVAPQDVPFRKGQKLAFFTVQHAEGNLWISGVSDKHLTAYLAAEKEQEHIRMYTLIEYHHWTGRLYYFIIAPFHHLVINAMIRAGLRAQP
- a CDS encoding TetR/AcrR family transcriptional regulator; this translates as MKTIRKDWFMAGMTLLATEGLRGLKMDTLCQSLQVTRGSFYHHFSSLDDYQQNLLDFYEQVTTLNIIEHLKTITDPKKRLRTLLEHITQYDPALEVAFRGWARVDERARAVQERIDQTRERYVQDLVSEILDGQDALKAQALYWLFLGSQQILQHDPAQKARVHLLVLEHLGL